The Loxodonta africana isolate mLoxAfr1 chromosome 12, mLoxAfr1.hap2, whole genome shotgun sequence genome segment CAGGAGGTGTTCACctcagtttaaaaataataacgaTAAAGGCACACGGAATGTGAGGTCATGACTTTTCTTGAACCCATCAGGTAGCTGAGGtcttgagggggaaaaaaaaaaaaaaaacagaacatccCAGTGTGGCTTTGCTGGGTTGTAGGTGGGCGCTCCCCACACACCTCATGTTCTGTTTCAGGAAGGCACCGGAGGGCGagtctcccccccaccccccgaccCGGGGTTCTTTACGCTGTACTTACTTTTTAGATTGTTCTGCAGTGaggtcttctttaaaaaaaaaatttttttagctaatcaaaaaaaaaaaaggaaagttcaAGATTTTAAACAGCACTGGGTGTGTCCCCGCAGGTGACTCCATGGGGCCCCCtgccctacccacccacccagcagcacttgctctgctttttttgtgtgtgtggtgaaatatatataacataaatttTGCCACttgaaccatttttaagtgtccagttcagtggcattaattcaCAGTGctgggcaaccatcaccactgtctttGCCACACCAAGCAGAAACTCTgtgcccattaagcaataacacccccttctctcctcctccggcccctggtaaccactaatccactttctgactctatgcatttgcctattcgaGATATTTCAGGTAAATGGGATCCTTGGTGTCTGGCGTCTTTCACTCAGCACGATGTTTTCACGGTTCGTCCGTGTTGTAGCGTCTATCAGGGCTTTGTTCCTCTTTGTGGCTGAGAGTCCCCCCAGGTGTGGAGGTGCCATGTGTGTCGATCTGTTCACCGTTGATAGCGCACCTCTATCTTGCAGGTGGCCATGGTGGAGGTGCAGCTGGAGACGCAGTACCAGTACCCCCGGCCACTGCTCATCGCCTTCAGCGCCTGCACCACGGTGCTGGTGGCCGTGCACCTCTTCGCCCTGCTCATCAGCACCTGCATCCTGCCCAACGTGGAGGCCGTGAGCAACATCCACAACCTCAACTCCATCAGCGAGTCGCCGCACGAGCGCATGCACCCCTACATCGAGCTGGCCTGGGGCTTCTCCACGGTGCTTGGGATTCTGCTCTTCCTGGCCGAGGTGGTGCTGCTCTGCTGGATCAAGTTCCTGCCCGTGGACGCGCGGCTCCAGCCTGGCCTCCCGCCCGGCCCAGGCGGCCACACGGGCTGGCAGGCCGCCCTTGTGTCCACCATCATCATGGTGCCCGTGGGCCTCATCTTCGTGGTCTTCACCATCCACTTCTACCGCTCGCTGGTGCGGCACAAGACTGAGCGCCACAACCGCGAGATCGAGGAGCTGCATAAGCTCAAGGTGCAGCTGGACGGGCACGAGCGCAGCCTGCAGGTGGTGTGAGGCCGCTGGAGGCCTGGGGCCGGCCGCGGGGCGGCTTCCCTTCGGAGGGAGAGGCGTGGGCAATGGAGCCAGCACGCTGTGCCCCCTGGAGCCCAGCAGAAATTGCCTGCGTTTGGGGGAAAAGTGTCAGCGAGGCTACGGAGACACCACCAGATAGCTGAAGAGCAAAGTTTTACTCCTGTCTTAATGCTGTAGCGTTCTCTGGACAGTTCCCCTCTGAAAATGGAAAGCCTTGGTGAAACAAGAGACTCTTGCTAAGAGCAGGGGGTGCAAAGAAAGGCTGACTCCTCTACCCTGAGCATTTCCCGGGTCAGAGATACGGCCCTGGGGCTACTGGGAAGAGAAGGGCAGCTGACAGGGGCCCCGTGTGGGGAGGCGTTGGAGGGCCTAAGGGGCACGGTGAAGATGCCCGAGGGTACATGCCCATCAGCTCTGCCCCAGGAAGAGCTCCAGGCAGCACCCAGAGGTCAAGGGTAATCTCGGAGACCTAGAGCCAGAGGGTGCAGGGAGCCTGGCGGGGCACGGAGTCTGTGTTCAGAGGAGGATTGCTCTGTAAGACCTAAGCACTTCTGGGTAGCCCGTCTGACGGTGCCGCACTGTCATGATAGGTGGGGACTGGGATGTGGGGTGGGATGAGGCACAGGATCCAGTGTGGCTTGGTGCCCCCTCCTCGTCCTGGCTTGTGGAGGGAGGGCAGGGATGCGGGTACATGCCCTCTCAGCAGCTGGTGGTGTGGCTTAGGCTCAGAGCGGAGGCCTGGCCGGGGTTAGGGATGTGGTGGTGAGTATCCTGGGCGAGATGAGGCCTGAGGAGCTCACTGAGGTGCTCGGAAGCCCACCAGGCTCAAAGTCTCTTTTCCCAGCCAGTCCGGAGCCCTAGCCACACTGACCTATGAGGACAGCAGGGTGGAAGAGGAGCCCCAAGTCTAGAGGCCTCCACCTCCTGGCCCAGAATGGCCTCTGAGTCTGTGTCAGCCGCCCCTCCATGCCCCCCGCTTCTGTGTCAGCAGAAGACTGGGAGCACGTGCCTAAGCAGCAGGCCTCTCCGCCCCGACCACCCTGTCCTAGGAGAGGGGCGCCCTAGGGGGCTTCCTGTCTAAACAGCACTGTTTGCCTGGCCTGTGGGTGGGAGAACCAGGGGCCAGCCCTGGCCAGATGCAGGCCCTCCTTATAATGACCCCTAGCCCCTCTGCAGGGAATATGGGACTCCCACATGGTGCCCGCCTCCAGGGCCTCCAGGCCTCTCGTGTTTACATAGCTGGGCATAGCTGTGCCCAGGGTGGGACCTGGTAGGGTCACTGAGGGCGTCTTGTAGAcctgagccctgaccctggtgGCCGTATACACGCTGCAGTACCAGCTTACGTGGAAGCATGCTGCCCCCGCGTGGCTTTTAAAAACCATGTTTACCATATTTTCCAGTGATAACCTGGAGAGGGATGCCTGTTCTTCTGTTCTTTAAGTGTGCATTGGACATCTGCATGCTCCGATCTCATTTCTTGTGACAGCTTAGCATCTCTGTAGGATCTGGGCTGTCAGTGCCTCGAAGGCCTGGTTGGGGCTCTGGGTGTGTGACACACTGGTGAGAACACAAACCCTAACACATAACTGAAATGTTGAGGCCCTCAGGGGAGGTTTAAGATGCACTAAGCATCATCAGGTGTGCGTTGTGACATCTGTGGAGACGCCCGTGCATTGCATCCCATCAGGAGAAGAGCCTGGCGTCCTCTGCAGGGTGtgtccacatcctcttcagaCATTTGTCTGGGACTTGCTTACCCTCTGCTGCATGTCTGTCCTTTCCAGGAGCCTTGGTGAAAAGACTCATCTGGTTTAATATGTTTGCTTTGCAAAAAAACTCAGTGACACTCCAAATAGCCACTTGGAATCCTGCAGGGAAGGCAGACCCTCGGTGCCAAGGTGGCTGCTTTCCTGGGTATGTGGTGCCCACACAGGGAGGGGCAGCAGGCCCTTTGCCTGGCCTGAGCCTTTGGGGAGGGGCCGTGCTGGGCCATCATCCTGCTGCCTGCATCCCTGGGCCACCTGGCCCCCTGCCACACTGTGCTGGCGTTCAAACTCCAAGCTTCCCCAACTCTGGAAAAACCCCAGCTCCTGCCAGGGCGCCAGTTGTCACCCCTGGTCCACATGCAGAGCTTTTGGCATCAGGGCCAGACAAGGTGGAACCAATGGTGGCACCACAGAGGTAGGGAAGATGCCACATACCATGTCTTTTCCATACTCTGAGCAGGAGAACAGCGTTCTTGTAATTTCTTGTTCTGTCATCCAGAGGCCTGTCCCGGCTCCCACCTCCTAGCTCGCTGAGGCACAGGGCAGACAGAATTTCTGTGGGAGCAGAGGTGGCCGTGGGGATGGGGAGCGGCAGGCAGGAGGGGCAGCCTCGGGTTGCTCCGGAGCTTGTCCTTGTCCGGAGCTGCAGAGATGACTGGGCAGGGAGGGAGCGCGGGGAGTGGGGAAAGCAAGTTGCAGTTAGACCTTCGGCTTCTAGAGGGTTAACCTGACTTGGCTGCCTCTGCCTGGTAAGCCGGCTGGCGGGCACCCTGGAGCCGCCTGGGCTTGCCCTATTTTCTTTTGAGCAGAGTCTTCCTGGTGCTCATAAAGATTCCTCAGACATGCCGAGGCCCTTTCCAGTGTAGGACACGCTCTCCATTTAGTACCTGACCAGAAGTTTCAATACTTCATTTCTGTTTTAGGGACTGCGACAGCAGACGGTATTTTAGCGCGGCTTCTAGGAAGGTCTGTCTGTTGAAGCCAAAGCCACCTGAGCCCGAGTGGTTCGAGGGTCACCTGCAGAGTGGTTTCCTGGCTGTGCTTATCAATTATTTAGGCGTAGGCATCGTGCAGATCGTGAATGAGGTATATAATCCCGTCTTGTgtatggatttttaaaataattgcccTGGACTGAACTGAATAAACCGAAGCGATGAAAGCTCCGTCTGCCCTCAGTGGTGTGCCGTGGATGGGGTGGCACGCGAAGCCTTGTCTTTCCCTAGTGTCTGTTGCACAGCTGGCCATGCATGCATCCTGGAATGACTGGTCACTTCTGAAGTCCCACCACCACCTCCTGATTGCTGGTCACTGGCCATAGTGCTGTGGGGGCCAGTGGGCAGTGGACGTCTCTGGGATGGAGAGGTGGGGTGCTTGGTCAGACTGACATGCTGCCAGGCTCCGGCCACGCCACTGGGGACCCAAGAGAAGGGGGTGCTGCTGAGCAGTGAGTGCCTCTGCCTGCTGCTTCCCTTCCTTGGCTGGGCTCTCCCTTCGCAGACGTAGGGAGGGGCCACCTGTGTATGTGGACACAGGGAGGGGGCCACCCGTGGGTGTGGCTGAGCTGGGCCAGAGCCCATCTGGGCAGGGGCAGGGTGCAAGTCCCCACATTCCCCAGGAGAGAGAGCCACCGAGGTTTGCGTCCTGCGGTGCCTTCTCCAACAGCAGGTACCCGTAGCCCCGGGGCCAGCCTTGGTTGCCCACCAGGCAGCAGGAACACCCTTCCCACAGCCAGCCAGGTAGAGGCCACCTTCTCCAAAAGAATTCCATCCTTGACTACTTTCAACTTTGTTACTTCATCCTAGAggctccaaggaaccaggagtgCAAAGCAGCTGGCAGTGCCTCTCTTCTGCCAGTCCAGAGAGGCCAGACTGCCTCTTCAGCCCAGTAAAAGAGGATTCCTAGGGCCATGGGTGGCACAGAGGTGTGGGGTCGGCACAGTGGCCTGTGCCAGCGAGCCTGCTGGCCCAGTTTTCAAGCCCTCAAGCAAGAGAACACTTAAAATGGGGGCTGCAGTTtccttaaagagaaaaaaagacacatCCCATCACAGGTGGGGCAAGAGGAGTCACTGATGACTATGGACCATTTCCGCAGGGAGCCCAGCAAGCCTGCCCCAGAGAAACCCTGTGACCACCCACCCAGCAGACTGTTGAGGACTCACATCTCGACTTGGCAGGTTGAGTAGTAGGGTCGTAGCACTCTGCATGGGCTCCGAGCCCCCTTGCCAGCCCACTGAGAACCTGCTTACCCCGCTTTCCAGCTCCAGTTGCCCACTGGACCTCCCACAAGTTGCTGTAGGACATGGTACTCAGGTCTAGGCAGGACTAACGCCAGAGGATGCTCCTTGGACTGCACTTAGCACCCCTTCCCAAGTCAGGGCCAGCCTGGGCCTCGCTGTCCACCACGCAGAATAAATAAACAGCACCAACTTCCCTGGTGTCTTCCCAAAGCAGGTCAGGCTGAGGAACATCAGCTGAGCCACCCCTTGACTTACTCCGGGATAGGAAGCTGCCCTCTGAGCAGATACTTCCATGAGTGTATTATCACAGGCTTGCGCCTTCTCCTTAGTTTGAGACTGAAAGAGGATTAGAACTGACACGCTGGTCTGTACAAAATGTGTCTGGTACTTAACATTTGCTGAATGAGTGCGTGAGGAATTATCCAAAACACAGGGTTAAACAGCAGTTAGTTACCCTGCACTCTGACTGCTGGGGACCAATGCCTCAGAAACGTGACGTGCACTGGTACCCAAGAGCCAGGTGTGAGTGAAGTATCCCAGCCTGCACTCTCACAGCCCCATCCTGGTTGGTCTGTAAATGTCCTCACTTGGAGGAGGTGTCAGTGTGGGAGACAGCAGGTCCCATATAGCCTGACAGTCTTCATACAGTAGCTTCAAAGACAAACTCAACTATTGGGGTCGCCACCTTGACTATCCTGTAAGGGAACATTCCCTCAAGTGTGTTCTGCAGCATTGTAGAAGGGCCAACTGCCCAAATGTCTGGCAAACTCTGGGTTATCCTGGTGCGGGGGGTAAGGCAGGTTTCTTTGCTGAGTGGGTCCCCCAAGCCTTAACACGCCTCTCCCATGGAGGGCTCAGGGTACAGGTTTTCCCAGATGTACTTCCCTGTGGAGCCCCTTTTTGTAGGCTCTTTGTGGGCTCCACCCAGGGGTGGGGTTGCTCTAAGGCCCAGCCTGTCAGGGGCAGACTCCCACAGGCCCTCTGGAGGAGACCACCAGCCGCTCTCCTGCCAGATGCAGCAGGGGTGGCTGGAGCTCAGGCTGGGCTTGCACTTGACATTCAGCCCTGGTCCTGCATGGGCCTGCGAGCACCCTGTGTGGTGGTCACAACACTTGGGAAGCTGTCCTCCATCCCCGTCCCCTGACTGAGCTGTCTGGGAGTCCACTTCCCATATCGCCCGCCAGGCAGCTGGGCCTCTCACAGCCACTTGAAATCTGAGAGCTTCTCTCGTCTTTCCCAGGGTTCTCCAGACCCACCAGTGGCTCGGCAGCTGGGAATGGGGCTTAGCAGACAGTGCACGCTGACCAGCAGCTCCTCCCCGCTGACAGCTCCCAGGTGTTCCGAGTGTGTCTGTAAGAACCAGTCCCAACCATGACCCTGCCCTGGCTTTGGTGAGCCGGCTCCCGCTGAGTTGGCTCCCAGCACATGGGTGGTGAGTCAGTGTATTCTGTTCTCATGAGCAGCACGGGAGGGCTGGCCACACAGCCCAAGGGTTGGCCACCATCCGCCTAACCTCGTGGCCTGCTCCTCACCTGCCCACAGGTACCCCGGGGCAGCCGGCCCATCCAGGTGAGTGCCCCACACAGCACCAGCACCAAGAAAGTGAACAACCTCGCAGGGTCCTGGCAGGTGAGGagcatcttttttgttgttgttgttacttcttAACAGCATTATTTGCAGTGAGGGTGAAGCAGGCTCTCGGGTTTTCCTGCCCTCATTGGATCCCCACCCCTCAGGGTCCAGCAGTGATGCAGGCTAAGCCTGACTCAAAAGCTTTCACCAAGGCTCTGAAGTCTGAAATGACAGTAACTTCAAGTCTTCTACCAATTCCTTTCTCCAATCCAACATGCTCCCCAAATGGTGGGAAAATTAGGAAACCGCATTAAAGAAATGGATAAAGGAGAACACAGTTTTAAATGGTACCAAAATTATTTAAGCTCAAATTACCCCACTCTCTGAAAACTATGATAAATAATCAAACCCAAAAGTAGCCACAGCGTGGGTTGAAGGGGCCGGACCTGAGGTGCATTCTCATCAAAACGTGGTGGCAAGGGTCAAGCTGATTTCCTTATGAGCTGGGAAAAAGACCCTTGTCCGGGCCCCCCTTTAATCCCAATGATTGGTAGGTCGATAATAGATAGGTCGGTCACTCGGTGGGCCTGGCACCCCAGGGCAGGACCATGCTGGCTCCGCCCATGTGAGGTTGCTCACGTGGGTCTTCCTTGGAAGGAGAAGGCGATCTGCAGGAGCTTCTGCCCCAGTTCCTGCTGCTTCCCTCCAGAGCAGAACTCAGCTGACAGCTCCCTGAAGGTGACGCAGACGCGGCGAGCTGTAATGTGTTTCCGGTGGATGGCGTGCTGCCACTGGTGCCGTGCTGCGCCAGAGAGCACAAGCAGAGACCGGCGGGGCACGGGGACGGCCACCTCCACGTCCTGGCACAGGACAGACCTACTGAAGGCCACCACACCTTCCACCATGGGCTCCAGGGAGCCGGGAGATGCTGGGCAGAGCAGCAGGCTGCCGGGCGCCTCGTGGGACATGGACAGCACCGTGGGGGAAAGCAGGTTGAGGCTCACCAGCCGCTCCCCCCATAGCCAGGTGTCATCCAAGTGGGGGTCAATGGCCGAGCCCCGCTCGGGGCAGTAGTCCAGGTTACACTGTTCGACGGGCCGGAAGTCCTCCAGGATGGGGTAGAGGCCCATTCTGCGCACCACCTCCCGGCTAAAGCTGGGCAGGCCTCTGAAGCCAGCAGCCTTCAGCTTCCGTTTGCGAAAGTTGACTTTGGGGCCATAGTCCTGAAGGATGAGAACAAAAAGGAAATGGAGAAGTGTTTGAGTTTACCAAAACGTCTACCATGTGTTGGGTCCGAAGACATTAATCTCAGTGAATGAGATGGGCAGAACCCCCTGACTTCATGGACCTGGCATTCCAGCAGGCAACCGCGGAGACCTACGTAATACAGCATGCATCAGATGGCGGCCAAGGGGGAAAACAAAGCAGGGGAGGGACGTGAGGTGCCAGGGGAAGGGCTGTCCTGGCCTAGGTTCCCAGAAAGCAAAGCTAGAGACAAAAGGCCTGCCTGCAGGTGTTTTATTCTAGGATGTGATCCCAAAGAGTGGGCATGTGGGAAGAGTGATCAGAGAAGGCCAATCCAAGGCCACGTTATAGAGCTGGTCAGCCTGGGGTCAACTGAGGTTCAGAACCATTAGGGAGAATGGAGTTACCATAGGACCCAGCGGTTCCAATCACAGATACGCTCAGGGGAGCTGAagtatatgtccacacaaaaatgtACACACAAGTGTTCACAGGAACATTACAACAGCCAGAACAggaacagcctaaatgcccatcaacaggtaaaCTGATAAACCAAGTGTGGCCTAGGCAGAGAAGGGAATGtgactcagccataaaaaggaacgaaGCTGACACACGCTACAACATGAAGGGGCCTCGaagacattaaaccaaaaaccaaacccagtgccgttgagtcgattccgactcatagcaaacctataggacagagtagaactgccccacagagtttccaaggagcacctggcggattcaaactgctgaccctttggttagcagccgtagcgtttaaccactacgccaccagggtttccttgaagacattatgttcAGGAAAAGAAGTCAGACGCAAGcaccacatactgtatgattcagtttatacgaaatgtccagaacaggcttATCCACAGAAGACAGGaagtaggttagtggttgcctagggctgggggagAGAATGGaaaatgactgctaatgggtatcgGGTTCCTTTCTGGGGTGACAGGGCGTTCTGGAACCAGACAGTAatggtggttgtacaacattgtcagCGTACTAAAAATCACTCAAGCATACGCTTTAAAAAGGTgagttttatggtatgtgaaccATATCAAAAGATATAAtaactcaacaacagcaaaattaaaataaataagccAAAGTAAAAATGACagtgtaggaaaccctatggggcagttctacttcatcacatggggttgctatgagtcggaatggactccatggcacctagcaacGACAACAGAGccagtgaaaagatcagtggttaccatgggtccatggggaggggggagaggcgAATAGGgagagcacagggcatttttagggcagtgaaaacTATTCTGCATGACACGTAATGGTGGACATATGACATTATACATTCTTGAAAGCCCGCAGAGCTGTACAAAGAGCAAACACTAGTGTGAGctatggtggattcgaactgccgacctttcggttagcagttggagcacttaaccactacgccaccagggtttccctgtggaCACTAGTCCTAACAGTTTATCAACATGAGCTCATCAGCTACACCAAACGTGCCAGACGAATACAAGATGTTCATGGGAGAAACTGTgcagtttttctgtaaacttaaactaaaaaataaagtacattaaaaagataaaaaggataaaataaaacattagggAGGAACCTTGTAAAACGCTCCTCAGAACTGCCGCCTGAAGAACAAGAGGGGAGCGTTTAGCCACCACCTTGAGGGTGGCTCTACCTGGTGTCGACGTCTGCCTTCTCCCAGGCATTGCCTGCCCCAGGGTGCGGGGCGAGTGGGCTCCTGCAGACCCCcctgggcagcagcagcagcaagcgGTGGGGAGAGATGGGGCCAGGCTGCCTGCCAGCAGGGCAGGAAGTGAGAGGCTGGCTGAGAAGACGAGAGGCAGGAACAGAGGCACCCCTGAGGTGGCGCTGCAATTCCAGACAAGGCAGGCCTGCCCGCGGAGGCCCTCCCCAAGGAAAGCGGAGCCAGGCGGGGCTGCAGAGGATGCACTGAGCTGGGGGTGGCAAGGAACAGCCAAGAGGCCACGCGACGGTCACAGGGGCGGGCAGTCGGGCTAGTGcggtggggcggggtggggatgggggtggcCACATCAGCAGGGTCTTCTAAGTCATTGTACGAACTGGGGTGTTTCCGTGGCGATGGGGAGCACTAGAGAGTTTTTACCAGAGAAGAGACACGATCTGACAGGTTTATGGGCCACTTTTACTGCAAAGTAACCGAAGAGGAGGCAAGGCTGAGGCAGGAAGCCACTGCGGGGGCAGCTGGAGGTCTGGATCGAGTAGCAGCAGAGGAGGGGGGGTGACATGCCCAGATTCAGGATATTCTCTGAAGGAAGAGCTGACAGGAATTACCCATAGGTTGGAAGTGCAGGATGAGAGAAAAATTGGGAAAGGCCCCAAAGTTTCTGGGCTGAGTAGGTGGAAGATGGAATTTGCTGAGCTGGGACCCAATGAGGGGATATGAGGGGAGAACCGGGACCATTTTAGGGTCTGATGCATATGAGAAGCCTGGGCTAATGTTCGGATCTTCTAAACACGGGCGGCGTTCAGAGCCCTGACTTGTTGAGCTCGCTGAGGGAGTGGGcccagggaggagaggagagaagaggtCTGAGGGCTGGGCCTGGGGACCCGCCAACCTGAGGAGGCCAGGAGAGGAGGCAGAGGCAGCCTGAGAGGAGTGGCAGCTGAGCAAAGAAAGTGTTTCAAAGAGGAAGGCGTTATCAACTGCGTCAGAGTGCTGCTCTAGGCACACGGGATAAAGCCTTAGACGAGAGGTGGGGCTCAGGTCATGGAGGGCAGCGATGGAAGCCATTTTTGAGTAGGACACAAGGAATTGAAGACAGTGAGGATAAACAACTTCAAGGAATTCTGTTGCAAAGAGGAAAGCCCCAGAGCCTCTTGGTATGCTGATGGCAAAGACCCAGAGTAGCGGGCAAGGCTAACCTTGCAGGCGGGAGTGGGAAATGCTGTGGCATTTAGGAGAGGGGGGACAGGGCCCTGTGCACAGGTGGGCATAGGGTGGCCTTGGAGAAAAGCCTCAGCAGCAGGAGAGACGGTGGctgtctgcacacacacacaggtggtgGGTACAT includes the following:
- the ALKBH4 gene encoding alpha-ketoglutarate-dependent dioxygenase alkB homolog 4 — protein: MAAATVAEAPEVLQECGCKGIRTCLICERQRGGNLSWQLPPQNPDRFTYCSHTGWAVGAEESDFEGWAFPFPGVTLIEDFVTRDEEAELVRLMDRDPWKLSQSGRRKQDYGPKVNFRKRKLKAAGFRGLPSFSREVVRRMGLYPILEDFRPVEQCNLDYCPERGSAIDPHLDDTWLWGERLVSLNLLSPTVLSMSHEAPGSLLLCPASPGSLEPMVEGVVAFSRSVLCQDVEVAVPVPRRSLLVLSGAARHQWQHAIHRKHITARRVCVTFRELSAEFCSGGKQQELGQKLLQIAFSFQGRPT
- the ORAI2 gene encoding protein orai-2 isoform X2, whose product is MSTELNVPVAPSTPACSEPGHKGMDYRDWVRRSYLELVTSNHHSVQALSWRKLYLSRAKLKASSRTSALLSGFAMVAMVEVQLETQYQYPRPLLIAFSACTTVLVAVHLFALLISTCILPNVEAVSNIHNLNSISESPHERMHPYIELAWGFSTVLGILLFLAEVVLLCWIKFLPVDARLQPGLPPGPGGHTGWQAALVSTIIMVPVGLIFVVFTIHFYRSLVRHKTERHNREIEELHKLKVQLDGHERSLQVV
- the ORAI2 gene encoding protein orai-2 isoform X1, with translation MCLSPAPSLAPTMSTELNVPVAPSTPACSEPGHKGMDYRDWVRRSYLELVTSNHHSVQALSWRKLYLSRAKLKASSRTSALLSGFAMVAMVEVQLETQYQYPRPLLIAFSACTTVLVAVHLFALLISTCILPNVEAVSNIHNLNSISESPHERMHPYIELAWGFSTVLGILLFLAEVVLLCWIKFLPVDARLQPGLPPGPGGHTGWQAALVSTIIMVPVGLIFVVFTIHFYRSLVRHKTERHNREIEELHKLKVQLDGHERSLQVV